AGTACCCTCAATTTTCCTATTCTACCACTGGTTCTTCTATTAACGAGTTATGGAGGCAGATCAAGAAACTTGATCCTGAGAGAAAAGTTAACTGGTCATGCATTGACAGATGGCCAACCAATGACGGTCTAACCACTGCATTTGCTGAAAATATCAAGAAGTCTCTTGAGACTTATCCAAAGGATATTAGAGACAAGGTTGTGCTCTTGTTTTCAGCTCACTCTTTGCCTATGGACGTGGTGAACACAGGTGATGCATACCCACAAGAAGTAGGCGCCACAGTTCAAAAGGTTATGGAGAAATTGAACTTCTGCAACCCTTATAGACTTACCTGGCAATCACAAGTGGGTCCAAAGCCTTGGTTGGGTGCCCAGACTGCACAGATGGCTGAGTACTTGGGCGAAAGAGCTGAAGGTGTTATATTTATCCCTATTGCTTTCACATCTGACCACATCGAGACTCTATATGAAATTGGTAAGGAGGTCATCGGCGAATCCAAGTATAAGGACAAGTTTAGAAGATGTGAATCATTGAACGGAAGTCCTGTATTTATTAAAGGTATGGCCGATCTAGTCAAGGACCATCTCAAGAGTAACCAGTTGTATTCTAAGCAATTACCACTAGATTTTAAACTAGGGAAGTCTAACGACCCGGTTACCGATTTCTCAAAGATGTTTGGTAAGCAAAACTAATTGATGACCCGCTAACgaatttttattcttttcattcGACgctattttatttttcagactattttatttattgataGAGATGAGTATTACAACAGAACTGGTAGATTCTATCCATCTGATAGAGTTACAATCTAATATTCtgattttctttctcaatattttaacgtatatatttatttatttcaataatatttattaaagatGACTAACCCAACTTTATAAAATGATGATTATAGATCACAGCCTCTCCTTTACCTTTCGATATTCAGgattataattattttttaaatatACAACACCTTCGCAAGACTCTATTATCGGCATATATCAACTGCCTCATGGTTACCTTAGCGATGGCCTATCATCTTTCTCGCTCGGCTTTTCACCCCCGCAATAATGATAAAGTCCGATAGCTGAAGGAATTTTCAGGAACCAAAAATCAACTTGAGTCAGGTACTATAGAAACCGGTACATAAGTCATCCATTATTGTTTCTTTGACACCGACTGTATGCAGTAGAAGAGGTTTGTAATAGCGATCGTGTTCCATACCTTTTGTTTGGTTCTAAGACTGGCCTTGTTTCATTGCGTCAAAGATACAAATTATTTCAGGTTGCCTAGGAATAGCTCATGCACCTGTCATAGGGACTAAGTCTACTTATTGgttaaaaatattgagtGTAATTTAAAAATACATTTGTTATTTACATGTCGATTTCAAAGTTTGGGAAAAGATCTTTTAGAAATGTTGCT
This window of the Nakaseomyces glabratus chromosome L, complete sequence genome carries:
- the HEM15 gene encoding ferrochelatase HEM15 (CAGL0L04664g~Ortholog(s) have 2 iron, 2 sulfur cluster binding, ferrochelatase activity, role in heme biosynthetic process and cytosol, mitochondrial inner membrane, nucleus localization); translated protein: MIMKSIARPGLGFVRHFSHTCSRRTTGIVLMNMGGPSTIEETHDFLYELFADNDLIPISKKYQPQIAKYIAKFRTPKIEKQYKEIGGGSPIRKWSEYQAAEVCKILDETCPDTAPHKPYVAFRYARPLTDETYKQMLQDGVTRAVAFSQYPQFSYSTTGSSINELWRQIKKLDPERKVNWSCIDRWPTNDGLTTAFAENIKKSLETYPKDIRDKVVLLFSAHSLPMDVVNTGDAYPQEVGATVQKVMEKLNFCNPYRLTWQSQVGPKPWLGAQTAQMAEYLGERAEGVIFIPIAFTSDHIETLYEIGKEVIGESKYKDKFRRCESLNGSPVFIKGMADLVKDHLKSNQLYSKQLPLDFKLGKSNDPVTDFSKMFGKQN